In the Quercus lobata isolate SW786 chromosome 5, ValleyOak3.0 Primary Assembly, whole genome shotgun sequence genome, one interval contains:
- the LOC115990044 gene encoding uncharacterized protein LOC115990044: MESEILDRIQRMQLTADEDEAITVRPLRRKQILEEYSLSLIGKFLTTRPINIRAAKNLLRSTWKLGEDLKVVELGNGLLQFKFAMESQLNWVWSNGPWCFDNHILAMRRWEKGMSTRTVTFTHLPFWIQVWDLPFDLITEEAGHDIGRGLGKVIDVDCKALKTDQAQFLRIKVEVPLDKPLRRGGPVVSPEGDEAKVAFRYERLVGWCFACGRIGHECKECRVATEVEKWEKPYGEWLKAGTRGRPETLRNNQRRSDQSR, encoded by the coding sequence ATGGAGTCCGAAATATTAGATCGTATCCAGCGAATGCAATTAACGGCGGACGAGGATGAAGCCATTACAGTACGTCCGTTGAGGAGAAAGCAGATCCTAGAAGAATATTCTCTGAGTTTAATTGGGAAGTTTCTTACAACTAGACCGATTAATATTAGAGCCGCCAAGAACTTACTGAGATCAACGTGGAAACTGGGGGAAGACCTGAAGGTGGTGGAACTAGGCAACGGACTATTACAATTCAAATTTGCAATGGAGAGCCAACTAAACTGGGTTTGGAGCAATGGGCCTTGGTGTTTTGATAACCACATCCTTGCCATGCGGAGATGGGAAAAAGGTATGAGTACCAGAACTGTGACTTTCACCCACCTACCGTTTTGGATCCAAGTTTGGGACCTACCGTTCGACTTAATCACTGAAGAAGCTGGACACGATATTGGGCGAGGACTGGGCAAGGTGATTGACGTGGACTGCAAAGCTCTCAAAACTGACCAAGCCCAGTTTCTCCGAATTAAGGTGGAGGTACCATTAGACAAGCCATTGAGGCGTGGAGGACCAGTCGTTAGTCCTGAAGGCGACGAGGCAAAAGTCGCTTTCCGATACGAAAGATTGGTCGGTTGGTGTTTTGCTTGTGGAAGGATAGGTCATGAGTGCAAGGAGTGCAGGGTGGCCACTGAGGTTGAAAAGTGGGAGAAGCCGTATGGGGAATGGTTAAAGGCAGGCACTCGCGGCAGACCGGAAACACTGAGAAACAACCAGAGAAGATCAGATCAGAGCCGGTGA